Proteins encoded by one window of Bacillus sp. DTU_2020_1000418_1_SI_GHA_SEK_038:
- a CDS encoding GbsR/MarR family transcriptional regulator, translating to MNGKEQLEHARERVIETIAMNMNLYGVTDSVGRLYGMLYFHDQPLTLDEMKEELGMSKTSMSTSVRTLLELKMVEKIWKKGIRKDLYQAEEDWYQTFIDFFSIKWRAGISMNVSAMKKSLKELETLVNSEATDEEIRRAASIDIEKMKDALRYYEWLNRLVDSFDSGKIFDFIPKDEEK from the coding sequence ATGAATGGAAAAGAACAGCTTGAGCATGCGCGTGAGCGTGTCATTGAAACGATTGCCATGAATATGAACTTATATGGTGTTACTGATTCGGTTGGTCGATTGTATGGGATGTTGTACTTTCACGATCAGCCATTGACGCTTGATGAAATGAAAGAAGAGCTCGGTATGAGCAAAACAAGTATGAGTACTTCTGTCCGAACGTTGCTTGAACTTAAGATGGTAGAAAAGATTTGGAAAAAGGGAATTAGAAAGGATCTGTATCAAGCAGAGGAAGATTGGTATCAAACCTTCATCGACTTTTTTTCGATAAAATGGAGGGCGGGAATATCAATGAATGTATCAGCCATGAAAAAATCATTAAAAGAGCTTGAGACATTAGTTAACTCTGAAGCAACAGATGAGGAAATTCGTCGCGCTGCCAGTATTGATATTGAGAAAATGAAGGATGCACTTCGCTATTATGAATGGCTAAATCGATTAGTTGACAGTTTTGATTCAGGGAAGATTTTTGACTTTATTCCTAAAGATGAAGAGAAATAA
- a CDS encoding YqhR family membrane protein — protein MADDKQTDQNHDDKPMSFLTLVILTGLIGGILWSGIGYFTHFINLTEIHPKVILDPWTIGDWKDSWLGTVISLLIIGAISIVAALIYYALLRKFLNIWVGIFYGIFLFLLVFFVLNPIFPGINPYNELERNTIITSICLYVLYGVFVGYTISYEEGEVKYKEKREKEAKS, from the coding sequence ATGGCAGATGATAAGCAAACTGATCAAAATCACGATGATAAACCAATGTCTTTCTTGACACTAGTTATTTTAACAGGCCTAATAGGAGGGATACTTTGGAGTGGAATTGGATACTTTACACATTTTATTAATTTAACAGAAATACATCCGAAGGTTATATTAGATCCATGGACAATTGGAGATTGGAAGGATAGTTGGCTAGGAACCGTTATTTCCCTTCTCATAATAGGTGCGATTTCTATTGTTGCAGCCCTCATCTATTATGCCCTGCTTAGAAAGTTTCTGAATATATGGGTGGGGATTTTTTATGGGATTTTTCTTTTTTTGTTAGTCTTTTTTGTGCTAAATCCGATTTTTCCTGGTATAAACCCTTACAATGAACTCGAGAGAAATACGATTATTACATCTATATGTTTATATGTATTATATGGTGTATTTGTCGGATATACGATTTCTTATGAGGAGGGCGAAGTGAAATATAAGGAAAAAAGGGAAAAAGAGGCGAAATCCTAA
- a CDS encoding patatin-like phospholipase family protein has translation MYIDGVFSGGGIKGFALIGAYEEIEKRGFRFKRLAGTSAGSIIASLIAANYSSKEVYELLDELQLEKFLDPRKTYFPFAVTKWIFLFWRLGLYKGDELEKWLAEKLAAKGVKKFSDLPPQALRVIASDLTNGQLIVLPDDLIKYGIDPGSFSVAKAIRMSCSLPYFFEPVKLFTQRSANIIVDGGVLSNFPMWLFDKDNVKKVRPVLGVQLSHSLSEHPQHKIKNAIQMFEALFETMKEAHDSRYISRKHASNIIFIPTEGVLTTEFHLTPEKKQQLVDLGKKCTKQFFSQWCY, from the coding sequence ATGTATATAGATGGTGTTTTTTCAGGTGGAGGCATTAAAGGATTTGCGCTTATCGGTGCCTATGAAGAAATCGAAAAAAGGGGTTTTCGCTTTAAAAGACTGGCAGGTACAAGTGCCGGATCTATCATTGCGTCTTTAATTGCGGCTAATTATTCTAGTAAAGAGGTTTACGAACTGCTTGATGAATTACAACTGGAAAAATTTCTTGATCCACGAAAGACATATTTTCCTTTTGCCGTTACAAAATGGATTTTTCTTTTTTGGCGTCTAGGCTTATATAAAGGGGATGAACTTGAAAAGTGGTTAGCTGAAAAGCTTGCGGCAAAGGGAGTAAAGAAGTTTTCGGATCTCCCTCCACAAGCGTTGCGTGTCATTGCGTCAGATTTAACGAATGGTCAACTTATCGTATTGCCTGATGACTTAATTAAGTATGGAATTGACCCTGGGTCATTTTCGGTTGCAAAAGCGATTCGCATGAGCTGCAGCCTTCCATATTTTTTCGAGCCAGTAAAGCTCTTTACACAACGCAGCGCAAATATCATCGTTGATGGCGGTGTATTAAGTAATTTTCCAATGTGGTTATTTGATAAAGATAATGTCAAGAAAGTCAGGCCAGTGTTAGGCGTGCAATTGAGCCATAGCCTTAGTGAGCATCCACAGCATAAAATAAAAAATGCAATTCAAATGTTTGAAGCATTATTTGAGACGATGAAGGAGGCACATGATTCTAGATATATTTCCAGAAAACATGCTAGCAATATTATCTTTATCCCAACAGAGGGAGTTTTAACGACAGAATTTCATTTGACCCCAGAGAAAAAGCAACAACTTGTTGATTTAGGTAAAAAATGTACGAAGCAATTCTTCTCACAATGGTGCTATTAA
- a CDS encoding Xaa-Pro peptidase family protein — protein sequence MEKLQKLQSVFERLGIDGMLITSEYNRRYMTNFTGSAGVVLISGEDAQFITDFRYIEQANAECEGYKIVKHTGSIPVEVAQQAKKLGIKKLGFEQDHLTFSAYKAYEQAVDGELVPVSGEIEKLRLIKSEAEIKILKAAADIADAAYKHILEFIRPGITELDVSNELEFFMRKAGAASSSFDIIVASGYRSALPHGRASDKVIEKGDFVTLDFGAYYNGYISDITRTLAVGEPDAKLKEIYDIVLQAQLRGMNGIKPGMSGKEADALTRDYITEKGYGENFGHSTGHGIGLEVHEGPTLSFKSDIILEPGMVVTVEPGIYIPGLGGVRIEDDTVITKDHNESLTHSTKELIIL from the coding sequence ATGGAAAAGCTACAGAAGCTTCAGTCTGTTTTTGAACGGTTAGGTATTGATGGCATGCTAATCACAAGTGAATATAATCGCCGCTATATGACAAACTTTACTGGTTCTGCAGGCGTTGTACTTATCAGTGGGGAAGATGCACAATTTATTACTGATTTCCGCTATATCGAACAGGCAAATGCGGAATGTGAAGGCTATAAAATTGTTAAACATACAGGCTCCATCCCCGTTGAGGTAGCCCAGCAAGCAAAGAAACTGGGCATTAAAAAGCTTGGTTTTGAACAGGACCATTTAACTTTTTCCGCTTATAAAGCTTATGAACAAGCAGTGGATGGAGAATTAGTTCCTGTATCAGGTGAAATTGAAAAGTTACGCTTGATAAAGAGTGAGGCAGAGATTAAGATATTAAAGGCAGCAGCTGATATTGCGGATGCCGCATATAAACATATTCTTGAATTCATTCGTCCCGGCATCACAGAGCTTGATGTGTCAAATGAATTAGAGTTCTTTATGAGAAAAGCGGGAGCTGCTTCGTCTTCTTTTGATATTATCGTTGCTTCCGGCTATCGTTCTGCACTTCCACATGGGAGAGCTAGTGACAAAGTAATTGAAAAAGGCGATTTCGTTACATTAGATTTTGGTGCCTATTATAATGGATATATTTCAGATATCACCCGAACTCTTGCAGTTGGAGAGCCTGATGCCAAACTTAAAGAAATTTATGATATCGTTCTTCAAGCACAGTTGCGAGGAATGAATGGCATAAAGCCTGGAATGAGCGGAAAGGAAGCAGATGCTCTCACACGCGATTATATTACTGAAAAGGGTTATGGGGAAAACTTCGGGCACTCGACTGGCCATGGTATCGGATTAGAAGTTCATGAAGGACCAACACTCTCCTTCAAATCTGATATTATTCTTGAACCTGGTATGGTCGTAACTGTTGAGCCGGGCATTTATATCCCTGGACTTGGCGGGGTTCGAATTGAAGACGATACGGTTATTACAAAAGATCATAATGAATCGCTCACGCATTCAACAAAAGAACTAATCATATTATAA
- a CDS encoding proline/glycine betaine ABC transporter permease: MESIMPKLPIAKWMDHFVDWLTITFEAAFDGITKVLESVVNGLVAGLSFIPFYIFIILLTILAWKLSSKGMALFTFIGLFLIYNLGYWEPMLETLALVLAAVFLSVLIGVPAGIWASQSKRVKQIVTPILDFMQTMPAFVYLIPAIFFFNIGVVPGVVASVIFAMPPTIRLTILGIQQVPADIIEATESFGSTTSQRLMKVQLPLAMPTIMAGINQSIMLALSMVVIASMVGAPGLGADVYRAVTQIQIGKGFEAGLAIVVIAIILDRMTQNIGIKKQGGNM; the protein is encoded by the coding sequence ATGGAAAGCATAATGCCAAAACTGCCGATTGCGAAATGGATGGATCACTTTGTTGATTGGCTGACAATCACCTTTGAAGCTGCTTTTGATGGGATTACTAAAGTACTTGAAAGTGTTGTTAATGGCTTAGTTGCAGGTCTAAGTTTTATTCCCTTCTATATATTTATTATTCTACTAACAATACTTGCTTGGAAGCTATCATCAAAAGGAATGGCACTGTTTACTTTTATTGGCTTGTTCCTAATCTATAACTTAGGCTATTGGGAGCCGATGCTTGAAACACTTGCGCTAGTATTGGCAGCCGTATTCCTGTCTGTACTCATCGGGGTTCCTGCAGGAATTTGGGCTTCACAGAGTAAAAGGGTAAAGCAGATTGTAACGCCAATTTTAGACTTTATGCAAACGATGCCTGCCTTCGTCTATTTAATTCCTGCTATCTTCTTCTTTAATATTGGTGTCGTTCCTGGAGTTGTAGCATCCGTTATTTTTGCTATGCCGCCAACGATAAGATTAACGATACTCGGCATTCAACAAGTCCCTGCAGATATTATCGAAGCGACTGAAAGCTTTGGTTCTACAACAAGCCAACGTCTCATGAAAGTTCAGCTGCCTCTAGCCATGCCTACGATCATGGCAGGGATTAACCAAAGCATCATGCTTGCGCTTTCAATGGTCGTAATCGCATCAATGGTAGGTGCACCAGGATTAGGTGCTGATGTTTATCGTGCAGTTACACAGATTCAAATCGGCAAAGGTTTTGAGGCTGGTCTTGCGATCGTGGTTATCGCCATTATCCTTGACCGGATGACCCAAAATATAGGAATAAAAAAACAAGGGGGAAATATGTAA
- a CDS encoding SA1362 family protein, with protein sequence MKNRISLLVISGLILLAVLGVSTSLIANPAGFLRRIAVILLVGAIVFYIFQRFYRASPKKQEQRAFIRAAKKSKRRFHQPDAGKGNSRKASSGSLTSIKRTRKKSSTHLTVIEGKKGKKKDRASL encoded by the coding sequence TTGAAAAATCGGATTTCACTATTGGTTATCTCTGGTCTTATTCTCCTGGCTGTTTTAGGAGTGTCAACCAGCTTGATTGCAAATCCTGCCGGTTTTTTACGGAGAATAGCTGTCATTTTATTAGTTGGTGCTATCGTGTTTTACATCTTTCAACGTTTTTATAGAGCTAGCCCTAAAAAACAAGAGCAGCGAGCATTTATTCGTGCAGCAAAAAAGTCAAAGAGACGATTTCATCAGCCAGATGCTGGAAAAGGCAACAGTCGCAAGGCAAGCTCCGGTTCTTTAACTTCCATTAAAAGGACTAGAAAAAAATCTTCAACACATTTAACAGTAATTGAAGGAAAAAAGGGCAAAAAGAAAGATCGAGCTTCTCTTTAA
- a CDS encoding glycine betaine ABC transporter substrate-binding protein, with translation MNKKWMSALMIPVLALGLAACGTDKADSNENETEKGASNQSVGESVDYKIIGIDPGAGIMKASEAAVKEYELNDWDVVEGSGAAMTAALKKAYAKEEPIIITGWTPHWKFSKFDLKYLEDPKGVYGGEENIHTIARLGLADDHPSAYKFLDQFNWTSEEMGDVMVKVTDGEDPEKAAKAWVEANADKVADWTEGVEKVDGDKITLGYVAWDSEIASTNVIATVLTDLGYDVTLRQIEAGPLWAGVADGSLDASVAAWLPVTHADYNEKFDGKFEDLGSNMEGTKIGLVVPTYMEIDSIEDLKK, from the coding sequence ATGAATAAAAAATGGATGTCTGCATTAATGATTCCTGTCCTCGCATTAGGACTAGCTGCTTGCGGCACAGACAAGGCTGACAGTAACGAGAATGAGACAGAAAAAGGAGCTTCAAATCAATCTGTAGGTGAAAGTGTTGATTACAAAATCATCGGGATTGATCCAGGCGCAGGAATAATGAAAGCATCAGAAGCTGCTGTTAAGGAATATGAGCTAAATGACTGGGATGTCGTTGAAGGTTCAGGTGCTGCAATGACTGCAGCATTAAAAAAGGCCTATGCCAAGGAAGAACCAATCATAATTACTGGCTGGACGCCACATTGGAAATTCTCTAAATTTGATTTGAAATATTTAGAAGATCCTAAAGGTGTTTACGGCGGGGAAGAGAATATTCATACCATTGCGCGTTTAGGGCTTGCTGATGATCACCCATCAGCCTACAAGTTTCTTGATCAGTTCAATTGGACTTCAGAAGAAATGGGAGATGTCATGGTTAAAGTGACAGATGGCGAAGATCCCGAAAAAGCTGCCAAAGCTTGGGTTGAGGCAAATGCTGACAAAGTAGCCGATTGGACTGAAGGTGTAGAAAAAGTAGATGGTGATAAAATTACCCTTGGCTATGTTGCATGGGACAGTGAAATCGCTAGTACTAACGTAATTGCAACTGTGTTAACAGACCTTGGTTATGATGTTACACTTCGCCAGATTGAAGCTGGACCTCTATGGGCCGGTGTTGCTGACGGAAGCTTAGACGCAAGTGTTGCTGCTTGGCTGCCTGTCACACATGCTGATTACAATGAAAAATTTGATGGCAAATTCGAAGACTTAGGTTCGAATATGGAAGGGACAAAAATTGGGTTAGTCGTTCCCACCTATATGGAAATCGATTCTATTGAAGATTTGAAAAAATAA
- a CDS encoding vitamin B12-dependent ribonucleotide reductase, which translates to MSVALGQKMSLNIDRLNQDIRLFPQVHPITSDMKMTHKGVSRLVMLDRYTFKDTEKITLTNGDFVVLTIKEDPKFPARGLGYILDIDWENKAASVLVEEDYRGVLDGPEEAKTGIIKRSLDVIEKPLELFYEQIAKRNATGLASVEETEEKRQEWFEKFYQELASLNFIPAGRVLYGAGADTDVTYFNCYVMPFVADSREGISEHRKQVMEIMSRGGGVGTNGSTLRPRNTLAKGVNGKSSGSVSWLDDIAKLTHLVEQGGSRRGAQMIMLADWHPDIIEFIISKMQNPRILRFLLETTNDEMIKKYAKEKLKFNPFTEQEIAMYQGIINYKNIPGYGGFSEKIIHDAEDKLETGGSYSVHNSEFLTGANISVCLTKEFMHAVENDAEYELRFPDVESYDKEEMRIYNEEWHKVGDVREWEKLGHKVRVYRKIKAKELWNLINICATYSAEPGIFFIDNANEMTNAKAYGQKVVATNPCGEQPLAPYSVCNLAAVNLAEMADKENKTVNFEKLKRTVEVGVRMQDNVINATPYFLEDNKKQALGERRVGLGVMGLHDLLIYCETEYGSEKGNELVDKVFETIATTAYRASVELAKEKGSFPFLTAETEEETNRLRKAFTETGFMQKMPEDIREAILENGIRNSHLLTVAPTGSTGTMVGVSTGLEPYFSFSYFRSGRLGKFIEVKADIVQEYLDKNPDADPNNLPDWFIAAMDLAPEAHADVQCIIQRWIDSSISKTVNAPKGYSVEQVEKVYERLYRGGAKGGTVYVDGSRDSQVLTLKAEENSFEETNFGKKEKTKQHVVLVDTINDLRSTNVIGSEVGNTCPVCRKGNVEEIGGCNTCTNCNAQLKCGL; encoded by the coding sequence ATGTCTGTAGCATTAGGACAAAAAATGAGTTTAAATATTGATCGTTTAAACCAGGACATCCGATTATTTCCTCAGGTTCATCCTATCACCTCAGATATGAAAATGACCCACAAAGGGGTCTCCCGTTTAGTTATGCTTGATAGGTACACATTTAAGGATACGGAGAAAATCACGTTAACTAATGGGGACTTTGTCGTACTCACCATTAAAGAAGATCCAAAATTCCCTGCCAGAGGGCTTGGTTACATTTTAGATATTGATTGGGAAAACAAAGCAGCATCAGTTCTAGTGGAAGAAGATTATCGTGGAGTGCTTGATGGCCCGGAAGAAGCAAAAACAGGAATCATCAAGAGATCTCTAGATGTGATTGAAAAACCGCTAGAGCTTTTTTATGAGCAAATTGCGAAACGTAATGCAACTGGCCTCGCTTCTGTTGAAGAAACAGAAGAAAAAAGACAGGAGTGGTTTGAAAAGTTCTATCAAGAGCTTGCGAGCCTAAACTTTATCCCAGCTGGACGTGTTCTTTATGGAGCAGGTGCAGATACAGACGTAACTTACTTTAATTGTTACGTTATGCCATTTGTCGCTGACTCGCGTGAAGGTATTTCCGAACACCGCAAGCAAGTAATGGAAATCATGAGCCGAGGCGGTGGAGTTGGAACGAACGGCTCAACCTTAAGACCGCGCAATACACTGGCTAAAGGTGTGAATGGTAAATCATCTGGATCTGTTTCTTGGCTGGATGATATTGCTAAGCTAACACATCTTGTTGAGCAAGGTGGGTCAAGACGCGGCGCGCAAATGATTATGCTGGCTGACTGGCACCCTGACATCATTGAATTTATCATTTCAAAGATGCAAAACCCAAGAATTTTACGTTTCCTTCTTGAAACAACAAATGATGAAATGATTAAGAAATATGCGAAAGAAAAATTGAAATTTAATCCTTTCACTGAGCAAGAGATTGCTATGTACCAAGGAATAATTAATTATAAAAACATTCCAGGCTATGGCGGATTTAGTGAAAAGATTATTCATGATGCAGAGGATAAGCTTGAAACTGGAGGTTCTTATTCTGTACACAATTCAGAATTCCTAACAGGCGCCAACATTTCAGTATGCTTAACAAAGGAATTTATGCATGCAGTAGAAAATGATGCAGAATATGAGCTGCGCTTCCCTGACGTGGAAAGCTATGATAAAGAGGAAATGCGCATCTATAATGAAGAGTGGCATAAGGTTGGAGATGTTCGCGAATGGGAAAAGCTCGGTCATAAAGTACGAGTTTATCGTAAAATCAAGGCGAAAGAGCTTTGGAACTTAATTAATATTTGCGCTACTTACTCAGCAGAGCCAGGCATTTTCTTCATCGACAATGCTAACGAAATGACGAATGCTAAAGCGTATGGACAGAAGGTAGTAGCGACAAACCCATGCGGAGAGCAGCCTCTCGCACCATATAGTGTTTGTAATTTAGCTGCTGTCAATTTAGCTGAGATGGCAGATAAAGAGAATAAAACGGTTAACTTTGAAAAATTAAAGAGAACAGTCGAAGTAGGAGTCAGAATGCAGGATAATGTCATTAATGCAACTCCGTACTTCCTTGAAGACAATAAAAAGCAAGCCCTTGGCGAGCGCCGTGTTGGTCTTGGTGTAATGGGTCTTCATGACTTATTAATTTATTGTGAGACTGAATACGGATCTGAAAAAGGCAATGAACTAGTAGATAAAGTATTCGAAACAATTGCAACGACAGCTTACCGTGCTTCAGTAGAACTCGCAAAAGAAAAGGGAAGCTTCCCATTCTTAACTGCTGAAACAGAAGAAGAAACAAATAGATTGCGAAAAGCCTTTACTGAGACAGGATTCATGCAGAAAATGCCTGAGGATATCCGAGAAGCTATCCTTGAAAATGGTATTCGTAATTCGCATTTGCTAACCGTTGCTCCCACTGGATCCACAGGGACAATGGTTGGTGTTTCAACAGGACTTGAGCCTTACTTCTCTTTCTCTTACTTCAGAAGTGGCCGTCTTGGTAAATTCATTGAAGTGAAGGCTGATATTGTTCAAGAGTACTTAGATAAGAATCCGGATGCAGATCCAAATAATCTGCCAGATTGGTTTATTGCGGCGATGGATTTAGCACCTGAAGCACATGCGGATGTTCAATGTATAATCCAACGCTGGATTGATAGCTCTATCAGTAAAACAGTTAATGCACCAAAAGGCTATAGTGTTGAGCAGGTTGAAAAGGTATATGAGCGCCTGTATCGCGGTGGTGCAAAAGGTGGAACCGTATACGTTGACGGATCTCGTGATTCACAGGTTCTAACGTTAAAAGCTGAAGAAAACAGCTTTGAAGAAACTAACTTCGGCAAAAAAGAAAAAACGAAACAGCATGTCGTGCTTGTTGATACAATCAATGACCTGCGTTCAACAAACGTAATTGGATCAGAGGTTGGAAACACTTGCCCAGTATGCCGTAAAGGTAACGTAGAAGAAATTGGCGGATGTAATACTTGTACGAACTGTAATGCCCAATTAAAATGCGGTTTATAA
- the efp gene encoding elongation factor P, which translates to MISVNDFRTGLTIEVDNGIWRVMDFQHVKPGKGAAFVRSKLRNLRNGNVQEKTFRAGEKVAKAQIDNRKMQYLYANGDQHVFMDNESYDQIELPASAIEYELKFLKENMEVHILMYNTETLGVELPNTVELEVIETEPGIKGDTASGGSKPAKLETGLIVQVPFFINQGDKLIINTEEGTYVSRA; encoded by the coding sequence ATGATTTCTGTTAATGATTTTCGTACAGGCTTAACCATCGAGGTAGATAACGGTATTTGGCGTGTAATGGATTTCCAACACGTAAAACCAGGGAAAGGTGCAGCTTTTGTCCGTTCCAAACTACGTAACCTTCGCAATGGAAACGTTCAGGAAAAAACGTTCCGTGCAGGTGAAAAAGTTGCAAAAGCACAAATTGATAATAGAAAAATGCAATACCTTTATGCTAATGGGGACCAGCATGTTTTTATGGATAATGAATCATATGATCAAATTGAATTACCGGCATCAGCGATTGAGTATGAATTGAAATTTCTTAAAGAAAATATGGAAGTTCATATTCTGATGTATAATACTGAAACTTTAGGAGTGGAGCTTCCAAATACGGTTGAATTGGAAGTAATTGAGACAGAACCAGGTATTAAAGGGGATACAGCGTCTGGTGGTTCTAAACCGGCAAAGCTTGAAACGGGTCTAATCGTTCAAGTGCCTTTCTTCATCAACCAAGGAGATAAATTAATTATCAATACAGAAGAAGGTACATACGTATCTCGTGCTTAA
- a CDS encoding DUF1385 domain-containing protein — protein sequence MSKNQKPVYGGQAVVEGVMFGGKHNYVTAVRRKDDSIEYFELPRKSNASLQLIKKIPFLRGIVAIIEASANGSKHLNFSTERYDLDPSDDEKLKEQEGSKLTMWLGVAAVGVISFLFGKFIFTLVPVFLAELTKPVFPGHFAQILVEGFFKLLLLLAYIYFVSLTPIIKRVFQYHGAEHKVINAFENGKELTVENVQAQSRLHYRCGSSFILFTVIIGVFVYLLVPTEPLYVRVLNRLALIPVVLGISFEVLQLTNKVRNVPVLKYLGIPGLWLQLLTTKEPKDDQVEVAILSFEKLLEKEKASEARLKTEEIV from the coding sequence ATGTCAAAAAATCAAAAGCCTGTATACGGAGGTCAAGCGGTTGTAGAAGGAGTTATGTTTGGCGGAAAGCATAATTATGTCACTGCGGTTCGTCGTAAGGACGACTCCATAGAATACTTCGAGCTTCCCCGTAAATCGAATGCTTCTTTACAATTAATCAAAAAGATCCCATTTCTTCGAGGGATTGTGGCCATTATTGAGGCTAGCGCAAATGGCTCTAAGCACTTAAATTTTTCTACTGAAAGATATGATTTGGATCCCAGCGATGACGAAAAACTGAAAGAACAAGAAGGCTCTAAATTAACAATGTGGCTTGGTGTTGCTGCGGTTGGCGTTATTTCCTTTCTCTTTGGAAAGTTTATTTTTACTCTCGTTCCTGTTTTCTTAGCTGAGTTGACTAAGCCTGTTTTTCCCGGACATTTTGCACAAATCCTAGTCGAAGGCTTTTTTAAACTGCTGTTATTGCTCGCATATATATACTTTGTTTCATTAACACCTATCATCAAAAGAGTATTTCAGTATCATGGTGCAGAGCATAAAGTAATTAATGCTTTTGAAAACGGAAAAGAACTCACAGTAGAAAATGTTCAAGCCCAATCGAGACTGCATTACCGCTGTGGAAGCAGTTTCATATTATTCACAGTTATTATTGGTGTTTTTGTCTATTTACTCGTACCAACTGAACCATTATATGTACGTGTCCTCAACCGACTTGCTCTTATTCCTGTAGTACTCGGCATTTCATTCGAGGTACTGCAATTGACTAACAAAGTTAGAAATGTCCCTGTATTGAAATATTTAGGAATTCCAGGTCTTTGGCTGCAGCTTCTCACAACAAAGGAGCCAAAAGACGATCAAGTGGAAGTAGCAATTTTATCGTTTGAAAAATTATTAGAAAAAGAAAAAGCTTCTGAAGCGCGTTTAAAAACAGAAGAAATCGTTTAA
- the proV gene encoding glycine betaine/L-proline ABC transporter ATP-binding protein ProV translates to MVLSDENAKLSVKNVTKIFGRNGKKALQLLNEGNSKSEILKKTGATVGVNQASFHVYAGEIFVIMGLSGSGKSTLVRMLNRLIDPTVGEVLIDGKDITKMKKDELREVRRKKISMVFQKFALLPHRTVLENTEYGLEIQGVNKEERKQKAINALKLVNLEGYENQFPDQLSGGMQQRVGLARALANDPDILLMDEAFSALDPLIRKDMQDELTELQSKMEKTIVFITHDLDEALRIGDRIALMKDGEIVQIGTPEEILMKPSNKYVERFVEDVDLSKVLTANHVMKRAETVQIDKGPRVALQMMRELGISSIYAVDRKKSLLGAIHAADAKSAADKGQSLLNILDINVKKVPGDTLLANLFDKVSTATIPVAVVDENDRLLGILVRGAVIGALAGNNDVINDFEQAREEAAVSQTDKGVVIKWKA, encoded by the coding sequence ATTGTTTTGAGTGATGAAAACGCAAAATTAAGCGTAAAAAATGTAACAAAAATATTTGGAAGGAATGGAAAAAAAGCATTACAGCTTCTTAATGAAGGAAACAGCAAAAGTGAAATTCTAAAAAAAACCGGAGCAACTGTTGGGGTTAATCAGGCAAGTTTTCATGTGTATGCTGGAGAAATCTTTGTCATTATGGGACTTTCAGGAAGCGGTAAATCCACATTAGTTCGTATGCTTAACCGACTTATTGACCCAACTGTTGGCGAAGTTTTAATAGATGGTAAGGATATTACGAAAATGAAGAAAGATGAGCTAAGAGAAGTTCGCAGAAAAAAAATCAGTATGGTTTTTCAAAAATTTGCGCTTCTTCCACATCGGACTGTGCTCGAAAATACAGAGTACGGTTTAGAAATTCAAGGGGTAAATAAGGAAGAAAGAAAACAAAAAGCAATTAATGCCCTAAAACTTGTAAATCTTGAAGGATATGAAAACCAATTCCCTGATCAGTTGAGCGGAGGAATGCAGCAGCGAGTCGGGTTGGCCAGAGCGCTCGCAAACGACCCGGATATTTTATTAATGGATGAGGCCTTTAGCGCATTGGATCCATTAATTCGGAAGGATATGCAAGACGAATTAACAGAGCTTCAATCAAAAATGGAAAAAACAATTGTATTTATCACCCATGATTTAGATGAGGCTCTTAGAATCGGTGATCGTATTGCATTAATGAAAGATGGAGAGATCGTACAAATTGGCACCCCTGAAGAAATATTAATGAAACCTTCGAACAAGTATGTTGAACGATTTGTCGAAGATGTTGATTTATCGAAAGTCTTGACGGCAAACCATGTTATGAAGAGAGCCGAAACCGTACAAATCGATAAAGGCCCTCGAGTTGCGCTGCAAATGATGAGAGAGCTTGGAATTTCTAGTATTTATGCAGTAGATAGGAAAAAATCTCTCCTTGGTGCTATTCATGCAGCAGATGCAAAGTCTGCTGCCGATAAAGGCCAATCTCTGCTTAACATTCTCGATATTAATGTAAAAAAGGTTCCAGGAGATACTTTGTTAGCAAACCTGTTCGATAAAGTATCGACCGCCACGATTCCAGTTGCCGTTGTGGACGAAAATGATCGCCTCCTAGGCATACTTGTCCGAGGTGCTGTAATAGGGGCATTAGCAGGCAATAATGACGTAATTAATGATTTTGAACAGGCAAGAGAGGAAGCGGCTGTAAGTCAAACTGATAAAGGGGTGGTGATCAAATGGAAAGCATAA